One window of Hylemonella gracilis genomic DNA carries:
- a CDS encoding LysR substrate-binding domain-containing protein, translating into MQLKWLEDFVTLAQARSYTRAAELRHVTHPAFGRRIRALEVWAGAPLVERGAGPFKLTTAGERFLDTAQQMLLGLDASREELRSVVGRQARTVTLATGRTLARTLVADWLVRLRPVLRDAEVRVLTRSLADTVLLLEQHAADFSLLYHHPALALRLDARQFTHLTLASDKLVPVSRVDAQGGALHGFGPRPVPYLAYAHGLALGRLVEDHLSQHPQAPVLQRHVECDSADALYEYVLKGLGVAWLPWSMVHADCKSGQLTMAGDRRMEVRFDVRLYRPKRRLGPLAEQVWAAFAKR; encoded by the coding sequence ATGCAACTCAAATGGCTTGAAGATTTCGTCACGCTCGCGCAGGCGCGAAGCTACACCCGCGCGGCCGAGTTGCGCCACGTGACCCATCCCGCCTTCGGCCGGCGCATCCGCGCGCTGGAGGTCTGGGCTGGTGCACCCCTGGTGGAGCGCGGCGCGGGACCGTTCAAGCTGACGACCGCGGGTGAGCGCTTCCTGGACACCGCGCAGCAGATGCTGTTGGGGCTGGACGCGTCGCGCGAGGAATTGCGCAGCGTGGTCGGCCGGCAAGCCCGCACGGTGACGCTGGCGACCGGCCGTACCCTGGCGCGTACCCTCGTGGCCGACTGGCTGGTGCGCCTGCGCCCGGTGCTGCGCGATGCGGAGGTTCGGGTCCTCACGCGCTCGCTGGCCGACACGGTGTTGTTGCTGGAGCAGCACGCGGCTGATTTTTCGCTGCTCTACCACCACCCGGCCCTGGCCTTGCGCCTGGACGCCCGCCAGTTCACCCACCTGACGCTGGCCTCCGACAAGTTGGTGCCGGTGTCGCGGGTCGACGCGCAAGGCGGCGCGCTGCACGGCTTCGGTCCGCGCCCCGTGCCTTACCTGGCCTACGCGCATGGCTTGGCGCTGGGGCGCCTGGTGGAAGACCACCTGTCTCAGCACCCGCAGGCGCCAGTCTTGCAGCGGCACGTGGAGTGCGATTCGGCCGATGCGCTTTATGAATACGTACTCAAGGGCTTGGGCGTGGCTTGGCTGCCCTGGTCCATGGTGCACGCGGATTGCAAGAGCGGGCAGTTGACCATGGCGGGGGACCGGCGCATGGAGGTGCGTTTTGATGTGCGCCTGTACCGTCCCAAGCGGCGGCTCGGGCCCCTGGCCGAGCAGGTCTGGGCGGCTTTCGCAAAACGCTGA